One window from the genome of Solea solea chromosome 2, fSolSol10.1, whole genome shotgun sequence encodes:
- the il1rl1 gene encoding interleukin-1 receptor-like 1 yields MMDNLRLLLFIFVGMPIYAFSEPQCKNTDHEHLFLEGESFVSLALLHKYLESQGLTWHNNNLTIQSNESARIHCNGTLFFFLNATTKDSGIYTARRVYPSGNCRNYNLNLTVLKASQRADPEILYGEHDLPGLNKRVSCPIPVMTTCERLGGNLTWYKDFNLLQGVHENPMWILNTTKDHEGIYTCICTWSHNNKVYNSSGSRKLIVSEPKIYDDVVEIISPSNEQFADEGSELQLNCTVRCGTNMKKDCFARWQIDGDTDGYKQTETLNIEEPSKATTTTVVLTIKQVSAWDFQTKLKCTGWNIYSIKSVFLQLKRRGSINRLVITAVFGSVLAVWLVKCIFIDIALLFRPCLRPFNRKKDVKFYDAYVVYQTQHMDKEAEDTLGRFVMQILPSVLEDKCGYRLFIQGRDDIPGQDRMELVDNNMKQSRRLLILISPGSGSGSETTDHQSAAAEGFDWQAGLYLALVQREMSVILIQLGDTGTQGYKHLPITLQHLINKSAPLRWPEGSWDAASRNSRFWKRVRYLMPAIPSKKYPQAANETRIYQNVCEMQALTVTPLS; encoded by the exons ATGATGGATAATTTACGTcttctcctcttcatctttGTGGGGATGCCTATATATGCATTTTCAG AGCCCCAGTGTAAGAACACAGATCACGAGCATCTATTTCTTGAAGGTGAATCGTTTGTGTCTCTTGCTCTGCTTCATAAATATCTCGAAAGTCAAGGGCTCACATGGCACAATAATAACTTGACGATCCAGTCCAACGAGTCAGCGAGGATACATTGCAATggcacactgttttttttcttaaacgcTACCACCAAGGACTCTGGCATATACACTGCCCG GCGCGTGTACCCTTCAGGAAACTGCCGCAACTATAATCTGAACCTTACAGTCCTCAAAGCGAGTCAGAGGGCTGACCCCGAGATTCTTTATGGAGAACATGACCTGCCCGGGTTGAACAAAAGGGTCTCTTGTCCGATTCCTGTCATGACGACATGTGAAAGGCTTGGAGGAAATCTCACCTGGTACAAG GACTTCAATCTTCTTCAAGGTGTCCATGAAAATCCCATGTGGATTCTCAACACCACCAAAGATCATGAGGGTATCTACACCTGCATCTGCACCTGGTCCCACAATAACAAGGTTTATAACTCATCAGGCTCCAGGAAGCTCATCGTTAGTG aaCCAAAAATTTACGATGACGTAGTGGAAATCATCTCACCATCAAACGAGCAGTTTGCTGATGAAG GTTCTGAGCTCCAGCTGAACTGCACCGTTAGGTGCGGGACTAATATGAAAAAGGACTGTTTTGCTCGATGGCAGATTGATGGCGACACGGATGGCTACAAGCAAACTGAAACCCT AAACATTGAGGAACCTTCAaaggccaccaccaccactgtggTCCTGACCATCAAGCAAGTGTCTGCGTGGGATTTTCAGACGAAATTGAAATGCACTGGGTGGAATATTTACTCAATAAAATCAGTCTTTTTACAGCTCAAGCGTAGAG GGTCGATAAATCGCCTGGTCATCACAGCAGTGTTTGGCTCTGTGCTTGCTGTGTGGCTGGTTAAGTGCATTTTTATCGACATTGCACTCTTGTTCAGACCCTGCCTCCGTCCGTTCAATCGCAAAAAAG ATGTGAAGTTTTACGATGCCTACGTGGTCTACCAGACACAGCACATGGACAAGGAAGCTGAGGACACACTCGGGCGATTTGTCATGCAGATTTTACCGTCTGTTCTCGAGGACAAGTGCGGATATCGACTCTTCATCCAAGGGAGAGACGACATTCCTGGACAAG ACCGTATGGAACTGGTTGACAACAACATGAAACAGAGCAGAAGACTGCTCATCCTCATCTCCCCGGGTTCAGGATCTGGGTCCGAGACCACAGACcatcagtcagcagcagcagaagggttTGACTGGCAG GCAGGTCTCTATCTAGCACTGGTCCAGAGAGAGATGAGTGTGATTCTGATCCAGTTGGGCGACACCGGGACCCAAGGATACAAACACCTTCCCATCACCTTGCAGCATTTGATCAACAAGAGCGCCCCTCTGAGGTGGCCAGAGGGTTCGTGGGATGCTGCATCGCGGAACTCGCGCTTCTGGAAGAGAGTGCGATACCTGATGCCCGCCATCCCGTCCAAGAAATATCCACAGGCTGCGAATGAAACACGGATCTATCAGAATGTTTGTGAAATGCAAGCGCTCACTGTAACTCCTCTGTCCTAA